In the genome of Montipora foliosa isolate CH-2021 chromosome 3, ASM3666993v2, whole genome shotgun sequence, one region contains:
- the LOC137996555 gene encoding eukaryotic translation initiation factor 2 subunit 3-like: MATDNAMTTGQLQLARQDLSKLNVAELNPLTPEVISRQATINIGTIGHVAHGKSTVVKALSGVQTVRFKNELERNITIKLGYANAKIFKCDGSSCSRPGCYRSAGSAREDVFPCDKMGCNGKFRLVRHVSFVDCPGHDILMATMLNGAAVMDAALLLIAGNESCPQPQTSEHLAAIEIMKLRHIIILQNKIDLVKESQAKEQYDQILKFVQGTVAEGAPVVPISAQLKYNIEVICEFICKKIPVPVRDFTSSARLIVIRSFDVNKPGCEVEELKGGVAGGSILCGVLKVNQEIEVRPGIVSKDSEGKLQCRAIFSRIVSLFAEQNDLQFAVPGGLIGVGTKIDPTLCRADRMVGQVLGAVSTLPEIYTELEISYFLLRRLLGVRTEGDKKGAKVQKLSKNEVLMVNIGSLSTGGRVLAVKADLAKIVLTQPVCTEIGEKIALSRRVEKHWRLIGWGQIRRGVTIRPES; the protein is encoded by the exons ATGGCTACAGACAATGCGATGACCACGGGACAACTACAGCTAGCTAGGCAGGATTTATCTAAATTG AATGTAGCGGAGTTAAATCCTCTCACTCCTGAAGTTATAAGTCGACAGGCAACGATAAACATAG GAACAATTGGTCATGTGGCTCATGGTAAATCAACAGTTGTCAAGGCCTTATCGGGAGTTCAG ACTGTTAGATTTAAAAATGAACTTGAGAGAAATATTACGATTAAGCTTGGCTATGCTAATGCCAAG ATCTTCAAGTGTGATGGTAGTTCATGTTCGAGACCTGGGTGTTATCGCTCAGCAGGAAGTGCAAGGGAAGATGTATTTCCATGTGACAAAATGGGGTGCAATGGAAAGTTCAGGCTTGTTAG GCATGTATCATTTGTGGATTGTCCTGGTCACGACATTCTTATGGCTACAATGTTAAATGGTGCCGCTGTCATGGATGCTGCTCTTTTACTTATAG CTGGAAATGAATCTTGCCCCCAGCCACAAACTTCAGAACATTTGGCGGCCATTGAAATAATGAAACTCAGGCATATTATTATTCTGCAAAACAAGATAGATTTGGTGAAAGAAAGCCAAGCAAAAGAACAGTATGATCAGATTCTCAAGTTTGTTCAAG GTACGGTTGCAGAAGGTGCCCCTGTGGTGCCCATCTCAGCTCAGCTCAAGTACAACATAGAAGTTATATGTGAATTTATTTGCAAGAAGATTCCTGTTCCTGTCAGAGATTTTACCTCTAGTGCCAGACTTATAG TGATAAGGTCTTTTGACGTAAACAAACCTGGGTGTGAAGTGGAAGAGCTTAAGGGAGGTGTCGCAGGTGGAAGCATTTTATGTGGAGTGCTTAAG GTTAATCAAGAAATTGAAGTCAGGCCTGGTATTGTATCCAAGGACAGTGAAGGCAAACTTCAATGTCGCGCAATTTTTTCTCGTATTGTGTCCCTGTTTGCTGAGCAAAATGACCTCCAGTTTGCTGTGCCTGGTGGACTTATTG GCGTTGGCACAAAGATTGATCCGACGTTATGCAGAGCTGACAGAATGGTTGGCCAG GTATTGGGTGCTGTTAGCACACTTCCTGAAATTTACACAGAGTTGGAAATCAGCTACTTTTTGTTAAGAAGACTGCTTGGAGTTAGGACTGAGGGCGACAAAAAAGGAGCTAAG GTTCAAAAGTTATCCAAAAATGAAGTATTGATGGTGAATATTGGATCGCTGTCAACCGGTGGCCGCGTGCTGGCGGTGAAGGCAGATTTGGCCAAGATAGTATTAACTCAGCCAGTCTGTACAGAGATAGGAGAGAAGATTGCACTTAGTAGAAGAGTTGAGAAACACTGGAG GTTGATTGGCTGGGGCCAGATAAGACGTGGAGTCACAATAAGACCAGAGTCATGA